In Sciurus carolinensis chromosome 8, mSciCar1.2, whole genome shotgun sequence, the genomic stretch GTTTCAGGAGAGAAGGGATCCGGGACAGTCCTCTTCCTTGAGAAACAGGCATTGTATCACTGTGGGATCATTTGGTCAAGCTCTCAAGCTGGCTTAAGTCAGAAGGTGTGTTGAAAGGACTCAGGGGCCTCTCACAGAACCCAAGGATAAGACTTTGCGACAGGTCAGAGCCCGAAACACAGCCAGGGCCAGCTTTCTGGCTGTCTCTGATGTTTTCTCCTCCTATGGATCAGCTATCTCTGTAGCAGGGTGCACATGGCCAAAAGAGGTCCCCAACCTCACATCCGTTCTAAGTGTCCTACTGACTGATATGTCCTTGTTTATCCTTTAGAAGACCAGTTTTATTCAGCATTGGGCAGGTTGTTTATTCCTCAGGTCACAGGGACGAAGGTGTTAATGTAAATGTGGTTGTGGATGAAGCACTGTTCTCTGAAACAAAATTATAGGTTTGAAGACATAAATAAAACCCAAGGCAGAAAATTCTAGATACTGATTTCTCAAACTTAAGAGAACCATAcatatatcagaatttttaaGCCCTTCCTGTAGGTGATTTATTTCAGGTAGTTCTCATCCTTTTATCCAAGGGTGTATGATTCCTATCCCTACTTCCCATCTTAGCAAAAGGAACGTGAGGCTCAGGGAGGCCAGGTAGCTTCCCTGGGGTCATCATGTTGAGAGACTGTAGTtggctttcttttgttttactttttttgaagTAGGTAATAATAAcatatttacatgatttaaaatgcAGAAGGTACAAAAGAATTTAAGAGCACAAGAAAATGtctccctcccagctcagtgtcccagCAAACAAACTCCCTCACTGGAGGCAAACAATATTATCAGTTTCTGGTGTATCCTACCATAGACAGTCTGTGCATATAAAATTCAGTATATGtatggttttttttccctttctctctctctctctctctctctcttttttttttttttttttttttttttttttgccatgttgggaattgaaccccagaatgctttaccactgtagctatatccccagcccttttattttttattttgagacaaggtctctctaagttgcaaAGGCTTTCCTCTATCTtgccattcttctgcctcagcctcctgagttactaggattacaggtgcacatcCCCAACTTGATGATATACTTACACAGAATTCTGTGCCTTGCATTTTTTACTGAATAACATACCTAAGAGATTAGATTATATTAGTAGTTAAGGAGCTCCCATTTTATGGCTGCATGATATTCCACAGTGCAGTGTCTAGCTATACAGTAATTTATTTGCTCAGTTTGCTATTGATGGATACTGCTACAGTGTAAAACCATGTACATAAATAATTTCAtatgtgtgattttaaaaattaatcattatTATGGAGGGTAATAATTTTTGAGTGGACACTTAGATTTAGGGGCTTGTCTGTCCTTTTCAGACATCCGGGAACTGATCGAAGTGGATGATGTGATGGAGGATGATTCTCTGAGGTTCGGTCCCAATGGAGGGTTGGTGTTTTGCATGGAGTACTTTGCCAATAATTTCGACTGGCTAGAAAACTGCCTTGGCCATGTGGAGGACGACTACATTCTTTTTGATTGCCCAGGTAAGTCAGCAATttgaatgtattattttcttgagGCTGTGACAGTGGTCACCTCAGCAGGAGAAAGTACAGTGTTTGTAGCTACAGACGGTACTGCAAGCTCTTACTTGTCTCTACTTCATCCACTGATTTTATCACGTGCTCGCTTCGTATGCAGGGAATTCTCCCCAGTGGTTATTTAATACTCGTTTATGACAGGTGTCCCTGGAAGTAACACCGACTGTCCCATCTCAGAGAGCTTAGGGAAACTTCTGATCCAGTGGCCATTAAACTTGGCCATGGGGTGAATGTGAAGTCGACAGTAGTCCAAGCGGAAGGCACACAGCTGGCCAAAGTCCTTTAGGCAGGAAGGAACAAGGCAGGTTTGAGGCACCGAAAGACCAGAGTGGCTGAGCACAGTAAACAGAGCAAGGTGTCTTGAGGGGCAGGTGGTTACACACAGTTTCTTATgcctcattttgaattttagagtTGAGCCTTAGTAGCTTTAACCATTTGTGGtcctcatttgtttttccttgCCTGTATTTGAACATACATGGACACACAAAAAGTGCATGTGTATTAATGTGGGGCTTGATTAATATTCCAAAGTCACATCCTTTTGTAGCACCCgcttctggggactgaacccagggcctcacacaggtcAGACAAGgagctcaccactgagctacaccctaacCCTAGCACTCACTTTTgacttttgtgtttgtttgtttgtttttgaaaaacaatttattatgTAAGTGAAATTAAATGTGATAGATATAATTAGAAATGTATTTCTATGGTATATGcactacacacacatataagaATGCATATGTTCTATTATCGTAAATATGTAATGATCCAagcttattttctcttcttcccaatTGTACATGTAGCCAAATGTCATCCATTTGTTCAGGGAAACATTAATACCTGATATTCCAATTACTCTATCTGATTGGAAGAATGAATAGTGAACAAAAATCACCTCTGTCCTCATAGATGATGTATTATAACCGAAAAGAGAAGTATCTCTCCCTTCTGAAACACAACAATTAATAATCctagaatttgaaaaattaagtgTAGTTGTCACAAACATATTctcacttcttttgttttttggggaggggtactagggattgaactcaggggcacttgaccactgagccacatccccagccctattttatactttatgtagagacagggtcttactgagttgcttagcgccttgcttttgctgaggttggccttgaatttgcaatccttttgcctcagcctctggagctgctgggattacaagcatgcacctctgcacccagctcacttcttttttaaatatggacatttcatttgttggttttttttgttgttttttttttaatgtaggtactatttttttatttgttcttttaaattatacatgataatagagtatattttgacatgtcatatatatatggagtataacttcctgttcttgtggttgtacacaatgtggaattacactggttgtatattcatagatgaacataggaaaattatgttccATTCAGTatattgtctttcccattcccatcccccttcctcccactccaccttgtccaatctggtgaacctccactcctccctccccaccacctattatgtgtcagcatccctatatcagagagaacattcagcctttgttttttggggattggcttatttcacttagcatgatattgtccagttccatccatttactttcaaatgccataatttcattcttctttgtggctgagtagtattccattgagtatatgtaccacattttctttatctgttcatctgttgaagggcacctaggtcggttccatagcttagctattgtgaattgagctgctatgaaaatggatgtggctgcatcactataatatactgattttaagtcctttgggttatgtgctgaggagtggaataactggttcaaatgatatttccattccaagttttctgaggaatctccatactgctttccagagtgattgcaccaatttgcagtcccaccagcagtgtatgagtgtgccttttcctcacatcctcaccaacatttattgttacttgtattcttgataattgccattctgactgaggtgagatggaatctcagtgtagttttaatttgcatttctctaattgctagagatgttgaacatttttctcatgtatttgttgactatgtgtatttcttctgtgtagaactcatttttttttccttgcaccAGGcagtactgggacttgaactcaggggcactcagccactgaaccacatccccatgcctattttgtattttatttaaagacgggcttactcagttgcttagtgcctcgtcattgctgaagctggctttgaacttatgatcctcatgtttcagcctctggagctgctgggattacaggtgtatgccactacacccagcttagCACTCATTTTTGATTTGCAAAAAAACTGAAGCATgcctgggtatggtggtacatgcctgtaatcccagctactcaggaataTGCGACAGGAAAATTGCATATTTGAGAccagcctgtgcaatttagcaagaccctgtgtcaaaataaaaatggcagggggctgggttgtagctcagtggtagcatgcctgcttagcacatgtgaggccctgggtttgatcctcagcaccacataaaaataaaataaaggtactgtgtccacctacaacaaaaaaatatatattggaaaaaaaaaaaggctgggggtgtagaaTACCACCAGGTTCAATCTCTATCTAGTATCcaccagacacagacacaaagtgtgaacaattttattttctacataaatcTGGATAGTCTGCTTGAAATTTCCATGGTTGAAATTCATCTTAGGTTTGTGACTACTTTGAAAGACTTTAAGGCCTCTTAAAAATTGAATGTATTATTACTCAAGGCtgatttccctttttttcttaaaCCATCTTATGGGGAAAACTTATGTTCTCTATTGATGATTGATCTGTCCCTATTGCACTGTTCTCACGGTATCCTTCCTGTAGGTCAGATTGAGCTGTACACGCACCTGCCTGTGATGAAACAGCTGGTCCAGCAACTGGAGCAGTGGGAGTTCCGAGTGTGTGGAGTGTTTCTTGTTGATTCTCAGTTCATGGTGGAGTCATTCAAGGTCCGAGGAAAATCTGTTGTGAATTTTTCAATCATGGATAGAAGCAGATGGCTGTCCCCTCTGATTATTGTGtgattctggacatttcacagaCTATTTCAGAGTTATTTAGTATCTCTTATTGCTAAAATATTATGCTAATATATTTAAGCTCAAAAATAGTAAATGATGATATCACAGATTTTGGGGAACTATTTGTCAAAGAAAATTGAGACAGGTGggtattttacaaaataagagaAACTAACAGCAACTTGCTTTTAATAACCAGGAGAGTCAGGTGGAGTGCACCATACCTGGAGGTACTGCAATACCAGGTCGATGCACGGAGTGGATGGAACAAGCTCCTATTTCATCTCCCTGCTCCAAAATCCATTTTGTATATTGTCTGATAGAGGACATATCAAATattaaacagattaaaaaaaactatactaACTACACTTGCTCTAAGTTAAAAGGCCAAGAAGcaatgaaataaagtatttttaaaaataataaaatagctttttaaaaaaatttctaaggaTCTTTTTGTCCAGTTTATGAActaaatcaaaatttatttatctttaatagCTTTTGAGTATTAGACAAGTAAGGAGGTTAATAATACTGTCTCTCAATTGAGACATATGATCACTGTAGATTAAAGCTACATCTTCCCTTAGTGTCCTCACCTGTGGGAGCTGAGGTTCAACCATCTGATTGAGTAGTCTTTCTCTTTAATAGTAGTGCATCTTTTACTAAGACCAGTTTTcttccagggagaagtagaagCCTGTCTGTATTTGGAGGCTTTGTTGGGAGCAGTTGATTcatcttctcttttctgtttcctccttcAGTTTATTTCTGGCATCTTGGCAGCCCTGAGTGCTATGATTTCTCTAGAAATTCCACAAGTTAACATCATGACAAAAATGGATCTGCTGAGTAAGAAAgctaaaaaggaaattgaaaagtaAGTTCATTGTTGTTCTGTTACCATCAGATTTCAGTTGAAGAGACGAACCTTCTGTTTTACAGAAATGAGAGGTTCTGTCAGTCTGTAAACCTAGTTTGCtgattgattcttccttttattcatcAGACTTCTTCCTCACATTTAAAGGTTTCTAGATCCAGACATGTACTCCTTCTTAAAAGATTCGACAAGTGACTTAAGAAGCAAAAAATTCAAGAAGTTGACTAAAGCGATTTGTGGACTGGTAAGCTTTGGAATTGTAGGGGTTTGGGTTTCTTCCACCTGTCCATGTGTTTCCCCACATCCAGTCAGTGACCTTTCTGGGAAGCACAGACCAACCCTACTGCCTTCATAGAGAAGGGTGAAAGGAAGTATAGGCTGGTCTGTCAGCAGTTTAATGTAGAAATAGTTCTTGTCAGTGGTCAATAAATTAACAAAACATGTTTACTATTTCAAACCATTTGGCAGTTGAGAACTGATTGTGcctttgtgacatttcagtgGGTGTTGAATTCAGATAAATCCCATGAAACAGTATGCAGTTAAGGAGTGAGCCAGTGATCAGAGTCAGGAAAATCAGTAACAATTTGCAACTGTTGTCTCTGACTATCCCTCCTCCCTCTATGCCCaaaacacaaatgtttttaaCCAGAAGTACAAATAGTTATGAAAACTCAAATCTAAGTTGAAAATTATGGATCTTGCCCAACTTCAGAATGAACCTTTTTTGAAATCTCCAACTTGTAGATTGATGACTACAGCATGGTTCGATTTTTACCTTACGATCAGTCAGATGAAGAAAGCATGAACATTGTATTACAGCATATTGATTTTGCCATTCAGTACGGAGAAGACTTAGAATTTAAAGAACCCAAGGTAATTTCTGATCTTCTTCTAGGTAAAAGTATTTGCTAGCACTCAATCGACCTCTTACACAATCCAGGCAACTCCTCAGTTTTTTTGTCTTAGTGGTAGCAGTACCTGAACTTTTCTGGATAATCTCCAAAATTGACACCTGTGCTCAGCAAGTGATATCAATTTTATTCTGCCTTTCATTGAGGTATTGTTATTGAATTAAGTCTTTGAACTCAGAGCTTGGCAGTTTGTACAAAGAGATGAAATCCATTTGAACTAGGGCTGCTCTCACATATCCGTGAAGAGACTAATGATAGTCGTCAGGAGAGTACTATCTTAACAAATTAACTGAGAATCATtgtgaatataaatttaagtGAGAAATGCTTCTGATGAGATATAAACACATCAGCTTACCATATATCTGGAAAAATTCTGTCAGTTATGCCTTTTCTTAACCATTGATGATTACCTATGAGCAACATCTGCAGCTGGTCCTGGTTATTAGTTCTATATTGAGCATTACCTGAACAATATGTAAACACACATGTGTGAGgggaaataaatgtattttctgttttgtgtttgctTTGTGTCAGGAACATGAAGATGAGTCTTCCTCTTTGTTTGATGAATATTTTCAAGAACACCAGAATGAATGAAGAGTTTACTGAAAAGTAACTGTATGTGAAGAGCTTGTGACCGAATCAACAGAGGATGCAAATCTTCAAAGGATGCAATAGTAGTCAGCTGctcttttaatggaaaaaaatgagtaCTTGGCCCTTTATCAGGAGCATGCCTCAGTCAGGTCCTGAGTTCAAGTGAAATCTTGCCAGGCACTTTTTTAgaggtgcacacctctaatcccaacagctcagaaGACTGACAGGAAGATCGAAAGTTCACTTTTCAGGGCTGGGAGTGAAGCTTAAGTGGTACAGCACTTGGTAGCATGAGCCCACCCTGGGTGTAAGTCACATCACTGCAAAAAAACAGGGGATCTTTTATTCTAATAGCATCaattgaatttttgttgttgtttggataTTGTTTGTGGTTGTTAGTGGCTGTTACACCGGGGGCCccttggccactgagctacatctccacccctttttattttcttttgagatagggtttcactaaattgctgaggctggccttgatgcCGGTCTCAAACTGAGTTGttggaatcacaggtgtgtgccaccacgcctagTATCAGTTGAGATTTTAAGTGTCAAACTGAAAAGAGGTTTGGGGATGTAGTGCAGCAGTGGGGTAtttgcctcacacacacacaaagccccTGGGTTCATACCCCAGcatgcaaaaaaagaaatgaatgcacATAAATTTGTACATAATATAAATTCACACCTGGGCTACATATAGTTAAGGAcattctaactttattttttgcttggtttttttgttgtttgctgGGGGTTTCTTTTGGGGCACGAATTCCCGTAACaagatatacatatgtatatccaaaggaaaagtCCACAAGGGTATAGAATCTAAAAAGACCATTGCTTatctgtatgtttttattttcctacattGACTATGtgccatttataaaattttaaaaagtagctgtGTTTTTGAGGCATATACGTAGGTgtaggaaagaaacagaaaggtaGCACTAACCTTTCATTACACTCTTGTTTTCCAGGCAGAATTTGAAATTCAGAGCCAGGCAAACTTTTGAATGAGTGAATTTCCCCAAGTGTCAATGTAGGCAGTGATTGTTTTTAGAAATTGGTTTATAGTTTCCGAGCACTTCAAAGTTTATACATTCCTTGAGTAATAAATATACACTGAagtgcaaatgacataatttatctttttaacttCTTGCCACATTAattgttttcagtatttctaagATGCTTTGTGTTGGATGTGAGTGCTGGCCTTGGGAATGGCTAATCAGCCAATAGGTATTTCTCTAGCACCTAATATAGGCCAGGATCTCTTTCATTTAATCAACAAGCCCAGCATTCCATTGGTCATTTGGCAACTGATCTGCCAGCTAATGCAAATTAAGACCTGCACCTCaggttaattttttatcattctttgttcTGGATAGCAAAGGTATACCTGCAGTGTCAAATTTGATCCATTTTAATTAAGGAACCAAAATGAGAAGCCATAGGTATCAGTGGTAGCTTGCACTTGGGGGCCCAGGTAGGTACAGATACTAGATAGTATAAGTACTATCTAGTACAGATAgtgtgagttattttcaagaccAGTCTGAAGGCTGGGTTGTATGTAGCTCtgcacgaagccctgggtttgatccccagttccaaaaaagaaaaaaagaccaatttgagaaaaatatgagTGGGCAACATGGGGATGTGCCAGTTTGCTTGGGGACTTTCCTGTAGCCCTTGGAGTGTGGAAAGGTGAAAACACTCTTATCTCCCCAATGTTACTAATTCTTAGAAACTTTTGTCACttgagaggggaagaaaaaaccTTTTATTTGCCCTCTTCTTGCTATCCCTCCTTGGGTTAGCTTCTGGAGAATCTAGTACATCCATGGGGAAGGGGGAAGAAATGAGAGGAcagattctgtttttttcctctctggacATGACACTAGGGTTGAAAGAGTTTGACCTTCCAGGTCTCAGTGATCTTAACTGTTTCAGGAGAGCCTAATATGACTCTTTGCCCAAATTTAACCAGGCGTTGCAGGTGCCTGGCACTCTGGATAGAATGGGAATGTACAGGGCAGACAAAGCCTTCCTTACTTGAATGGGTCTGATGTGCTAGCCAGGGAGACTATCCCTGAAAAGGGAAAACTGCTAAGGGGATAAAGTAACAAATGAGTGACTAATGGGCCACTTCTAAAAAGTATTATTTGGCTAGAGACCCAAATGCCATATCAGATGTGGGAATTGGAGGTAGAATATTCTAGTCTGAGAGGCTGGCAGGAAAAATGGCCCCCAGGCAGCAATGAACTTTGCTTTTCACAAGAGGTGCTTTCTAGTAATGAGTTTTCAATGCTGCAGGCATGTAAATTCTAAGCACttttcatttagttcatttcATTCTCACAAAACAATGACAAACATTGTCTCCATCTCCATGTTCAAGTGAAGAACAGAGACACAGAGGTGAATTAACTTGCCCAGAATTGCTAGTATTGGAACTAGGACTTTAAACCCAGTGTCCACTTCTCAACCGGTACACACAGAATGGCAGAAATTATACATACATCCCTTTTTTCCTGTGCTCTCcagtttctccattttaaaaaatgttattagtgcattatagttacacataatagtggggttcattatgatataatttagcttgctccatttcagtcctcaatgcttcctctttccttccccagctTCCCCGTTTTGAAAGGCAGTCGTTGGATTCATTCACTCCACGAATATCCACCGATGCTTAGTAGACAATGTACCATGACTGCAACAGGCGCGGGGGAAGAGGAAGTGAACAAAGCCGACCAAACGCCTGCCTTTTTAACGTTCACAAGCGGGGGAAACCAGACgagcagcaaaagaaaacaatcataaaaCGAAGGGGCAAAGTTTTTCTTGCTTAAAGCAGGGGATTGGAATGGGGTTGAATTTAAAAGCGTGACTAGGGAAGCCTTCACTAAAAAGGTGATCTTCAAGGAAAAACAAAGGTTATTTGGCCACCGTGATACCGTAACCCCACAACCCAGCGCTGTTCCGCACGCGTTGGACGCATGCGCGGAATTCACAGCCTCTGCCTAGAGCTCGGACGCCCCCTGGCGCACCTTTTGATCCGCGCAGCCGCAGCAGCCCCAGGCGGGTCTGCAAGGCCGGAAGCGCTGCCCTCTCCCCGCGCCCTCCCCTTCCGGCTCACTTCCGCCTACTCCGCCCTGGTCCCCAGACCGGAAGTGCCGCACTTTAACCAGGTCCTGCTCGTCTAGGTCCAAACCCGGCGCCACCAAGATGCCGGTAAGGGTTCGAGCCCGGGTTGTGGGGACACAGCGGCTGATGGGGAAAGCCGCGGGAAGACCTGCGTGCGCTGAGAGAAGTGGGAGCCTGAGAAGGGAAGAGACGAGGGGACGGGGCCAGAGTCTGCAGGGCTGGGGCGGCCGGGGTGTCGGCTTTGAGGGGCGCGGAAGTGCGGGCCGGCGGCCGGGCGAACGAGGAGGCCGCCTCCGCTCTTCCCCGCCCCTCCTCTGCGGTCCCGGACCTTTCCCTCGCTCCTCTGCTCCCCCTGAGGCCGGCAGGGTCCTGAAGCCTCACTGGGCTGCTCCCCCTGAGGCCGGCAGGGTCCCGAAGCCTCACTGGGCTGCTCCTCCTGAGGCCGGCAGGGTCCCGAAGCCTCACTGGGGCCGCGAAGGCAAGGACTACGCTCTTTTTTCAGCATTTTCCAAGCCCAGCGTCCAGCTTTTTTCTGCCAGTGCCACTTCCTCCTCCGCCCTAGGGGGCGGGTCCCGCCTGCTGCTTGTCATCTGTCAGGCCCCACTTCCCGGATCCTCCCCTGTCACCCCCGCATGGCCGCCACCTCCGAGCCAGCTGGGCTTAGAAATCCTTCAGCCTCAGGGTTGGCTTTGGTTTCCAGGTGTTTGTTGTTTCGTGTGCATGGCAATAGGAGTGAAAATTGATGATGCCCCAGTTGTCCTGCAGTTCTGAGGGACTTATGGCCCCTGTGGTTTCAGTTTTGCAGATTAAGAA encodes the following:
- the Gpn3 gene encoding GPN-loop GTPase 3, which codes for MPRYAQLVMGPAGSGKSTYCATMVQHCEALNRSVQVVNLDPAAEHFNYPVMADIRELIEVDDVMEDDSLRFGPNGGLVFCMEYFANNFDWLENCLGHVEDDYILFDCPGQIELYTHLPVMKQLVQQLEQWEFRVCGVFLVDSQFMVESFKFISGILAALSAMISLEIPQVNIMTKMDLLSKKAKKEIEKFLDPDMYSFLKDSTSDLRSKKFKKLTKAICGLIDDYSMVRFLPYDQSDEESMNIVLQHIDFAIQYGEDLEFKEPKEHEDESSSLFDEYFQEHQNE